One window of the Oscillatoria salina IIICB1 genome contains the following:
- the nuoH gene encoding NADH-quinone oxidoreductase subunit NuoH produces MNSGIDLQGSFIETLTKLGIPPGAAKAIWMPLPMFLIIIGATVGVLVVVWLERKISAAAQQRIGPEYAGPLGVLQPVADGLKLVFKEDIVPAKADRGLFTLGPILVVIPVFLSFLIIPFGQNLLISDINIGIFLWITLSSITPIGLLMSGYASNNKYSLLGGLRAAAQSISYEIPLALSVLAVVMMSNSLSTIDIVEQQSGYGILGWNIWRQPVGFFIFWIAALAECERLPFDLPEAEEELVAGYQTEYAGMKFGLFYIGSYVNLVLSALVFAILYLGGWEFPIPLDQLSNWLGVSETSSWLQVITASLGITMTVLKAYFLVFIAILLRWTVPRVRIDQLLDLGWKFLLPVSLVNLLLTAGLKLAFPFAFGG; encoded by the coding sequence ATGAATTCAGGAATTGACCTACAAGGAAGTTTTATCGAAACGCTCACCAAATTAGGCATCCCACCAGGTGCAGCCAAAGCCATCTGGATGCCCCTACCAATGTTTTTAATTATCATTGGTGCCACCGTAGGCGTATTAGTCGTAGTTTGGCTCGAACGAAAAATTTCAGCCGCCGCCCAACAACGTATCGGTCCCGAATACGCCGGACCCTTGGGCGTATTACAACCAGTAGCAGACGGTTTGAAGCTAGTTTTCAAAGAAGACATCGTACCCGCCAAAGCTGACAGAGGATTGTTTACCCTCGGTCCGATCTTAGTCGTTATTCCAGTATTTCTGTCCTTCCTCATCATACCCTTCGGGCAGAATCTCCTCATCAGCGATATTAACATCGGTATTTTCCTCTGGATTACCCTTTCCAGCATCACTCCCATCGGTTTGCTGATGTCTGGTTACGCTTCCAACAACAAATACTCGCTTCTCGGTGGTTTGAGAGCAGCCGCCCAATCAATTAGCTACGAAATTCCCCTAGCACTTTCCGTGTTAGCAGTTGTCATGATGTCCAACAGCCTCAGCACTATCGACATCGTAGAACAACAATCAGGTTACGGCATTCTCGGCTGGAACATTTGGCGACAACCCGTAGGCTTCTTCATTTTTTGGATTGCCGCTTTAGCTGAATGCGAACGCCTACCTTTTGACCTTCCCGAAGCCGAAGAAGAATTGGTCGCTGGCTATCAAACCGAATACGCCGGAATGAAATTTGGCTTATTTTATATCGGTTCCTACGTTAACCTCGTTCTCTCCGCCCTCGTATTTGCCATTTTGTACCTTGGCGGTTGGGAATTTCCCATTCCCCTCGACCAACTATCTAACTGGTTAGGCGTAAGCGAAACAAGTTCTTGGTTACAGGTAATCACCGCTTCTCTCGGCATTACCATGACCGTACTCAAAGCTTATTTTCTCGTCTTTATCGCTATTCTGCTACGTTGGACAGTTCCCCGCGTTCGCATCGACCAACTACTCGATTTAGGTTGGAAATTTTTGCTCCCAGTTAGCTTAGTCAATTTACTTTTAACCGCAGGTTTGAAGTTAGCATTTCCCTTTGCTTTTGGTGGCTAA
- the ndhI gene encoding NAD(P)H-quinone oxidoreductase subunit I — protein MFKFLKQVGNYAKGTVQAAKYIGQGLSVTFDHMQRRPVTVQYPYEKLIPSERFRGRIHFEFDKCISCEVCVRVCPINLPVVDWEFDRASKKKKLNHYSIDFGVCIFCGNCVEYCPTNCLSMTEEYELAAYDRHELNYDNVALGRLPYKVTQDPMVTPLRELGYLPKGVTDSHDLPPGSKRAGKRPEEILEEMEPQVEAEEKAASN, from the coding sequence ATGTTCAAATTTCTCAAACAAGTAGGCAACTACGCCAAAGGAACAGTACAAGCAGCAAAATACATCGGTCAAGGACTTTCTGTCACCTTCGACCATATGCAGCGCCGTCCGGTTACAGTGCAATATCCTTACGAAAAACTGATTCCCTCAGAACGTTTTCGGGGTAGAATTCACTTTGAATTTGATAAGTGTATTTCTTGTGAAGTCTGCGTGCGGGTTTGTCCGATTAACCTACCTGTAGTAGATTGGGAATTTGACCGGGCAAGCAAAAAGAAAAAGCTCAATCATTACAGTATCGACTTCGGCGTTTGTATTTTTTGCGGCAATTGCGTTGAATATTGTCCCACCAATTGTCTTTCGATGACAGAAGAATACGAACTAGCAGCTTACGATCGCCACGAACTCAATTATGATAATGTGGCACTCGGACGCTTGCCTTATAAAGTTACTCAAGACCCAATGGTAACTCCATTGCGAGAGTTGGGTTATCTGCCGAAAGGTGTTACAGACTCCCACGACTTACCTCCGGGTTCCAAACGTGCAGGAAAACGTCCTGAAGAAATTCTCGAAGAGATGGAACCCCAAGTCGAAGCAGAAGAAAAAGCAGCAAGTAACTAA
- a CDS encoding NADH-quinone oxidoreductase subunit J, producing the protein MNLAEGVQIVSFGILATMMIVTALGVVLLENIVYSAFLLGGVFISISGLYLLLNADFVAAAQVLIYVGAVNVLILFAIMLVNKGEVFTNRPKDWIRKAATGLVCAGLLVLLTTMVFITPWNLSAESPALVENTVVTIGEHFFSDFLLPFELASVLLLMAMVGAIIIARRDFIPEELLPEERRTTALTLPERPRELASLGSNSGENNQ; encoded by the coding sequence GTGAATTTAGCTGAAGGCGTTCAAATAGTTTCGTTTGGCATCCTCGCCACGATGATGATTGTGACAGCTTTAGGAGTTGTCCTCCTGGAAAATATTGTCTACTCAGCTTTTTTGCTGGGTGGCGTTTTTATCAGTATTTCTGGTTTATATCTTCTGCTGAATGCTGATTTTGTCGCCGCAGCACAAGTGCTGATTTATGTTGGTGCGGTTAACGTGCTAATTTTGTTCGCGATTATGTTAGTAAACAAGGGTGAAGTTTTTACCAACCGACCGAAAGATTGGATTCGTAAAGCCGCAACTGGTTTGGTTTGTGCGGGTTTGTTGGTCTTGCTGACCACAATGGTATTTATCACTCCTTGGAATTTGTCTGCGGAGTCACCAGCATTAGTAGAAAATACAGTTGTTACGATCGGCGAACATTTCTTTAGCGACTTTTTGTTACCTTTTGAGTTAGCTTCGGTGTTGTTATTGATGGCAATGGTAGGCGCAATTATTATTGCTCGTCGGGACTTTATCCCCGAAGAATTGTTACCGGAAGAAAGACGCACCACAGCGTTAACTTTGCCCGAAAGACCTCGCGAACTGGCTTCTCTGGGTAGCAATTCTGGGGAAAATAATCAATAA
- the nuoK gene encoding NADH-quinone oxidoreductase subunit NuoK — MQLQLEFFLLLSAALFCIGIFGLITSRNAVRVLMSIELMLNAVNLNLMGFSNYLDPVAIKGQVFTVFVITVAAAEAAVGLAIVLAIYRNRYTIDMEQFNLLKW, encoded by the coding sequence ATGCAACTACAATTAGAATTTTTCTTACTGTTATCGGCGGCACTGTTTTGCATCGGCATTTTTGGTTTAATTACCAGTCGGAATGCAGTGCGCGTGCTGATGTCGATTGAGTTAATGCTGAATGCAGTTAACCTGAATTTGATGGGGTTTTCTAATTATTTAGACCCCGTAGCGATTAAAGGTCAGGTTTTTACGGTGTTTGTGATTACTGTTGCCGCAGCAGAAGCGGCTGTGGGTTTGGCAATTGTTTTGGCGATTTATCGCAATCGCTACACAATTGATATGGAGCAGTTTAATCTGCTCAAATGGTAA
- a CDS encoding 3-isopropylmalate dehydratase large subunit, which produces MGMTLTEKIIARAADRVQVEPGENVWVNVDVLMTHDVCGPGTIGVFKREFGENAQVWDADKIVLIPDHYIFTEDARANRNVDILRDFAHEQGIKYFYDIRDRSNFKANPDYKGVCHIALAQEGHTRPGEVLFGTDSHTCNAGAFGQFATGIGNTDAGFIMGTGKLLIKVPATMRFVLDGEMPDYLLAKDLILQIIGDISVSGATYRTMEFAGEAVQNMTMEERMTLCNMVIEAGGKNGVIAPDETTFDYVRSRTDKPFQAVYNDPDAKFYSDRTYDVSQLEPVVAKPHSPDNRALARECRDVKIDRVYIGSCTGGKTSDFLNAARVLKGRKVKVPTYIVPATQKVYDDLFTVKYEGETLSEIFIEADCIEPTAPSCAACLGGPKDTFGRMNKPEVCVSTTNRNFPGRMGDKKAQIYLASPYTAAASALTGYVTDPREFI; this is translated from the coding sequence ATGGGAATGACTTTAACTGAAAAAATTATCGCTCGTGCTGCCGATCGCGTCCAGGTCGAACCGGGAGAAAATGTTTGGGTTAATGTTGATGTCCTCATGACTCATGATGTCTGTGGTCCGGGGACAATTGGCGTTTTTAAGCGCGAATTTGGTGAAAATGCTCAGGTTTGGGATGCAGACAAAATTGTCTTAATCCCGGATCATTATATTTTTACTGAGGATGCACGGGCAAATCGCAATGTGGATATTTTACGCGATTTTGCTCACGAACAAGGAATTAAATATTTCTACGATATTCGCGATCGCTCTAATTTTAAAGCTAATCCTGATTATAAAGGTGTCTGTCACATTGCCCTAGCCCAAGAAGGTCACACTCGTCCCGGAGAAGTCTTATTTGGGACTGACTCTCACACTTGTAATGCTGGCGCTTTTGGTCAATTTGCTACGGGTATTGGTAACACTGATGCTGGTTTTATCATGGGAACTGGCAAACTATTAATTAAAGTCCCCGCGACAATGCGTTTTGTCCTCGATGGGGAAATGCCGGATTATTTGTTAGCAAAAGACCTAATTTTACAAATTATCGGCGATATTAGCGTTTCTGGGGCAACTTACCGGACAATGGAATTTGCTGGGGAAGCCGTCCAAAACATGACAATGGAAGAAAGAATGACTCTTTGTAACATGGTCATTGAAGCGGGGGGTAAAAATGGTGTAATTGCTCCGGATGAGACAACTTTCGACTACGTGCGATCGCGCACCGATAAACCTTTCCAAGCAGTTTACAACGATCCTGACGCAAAATTCTATAGCGATCGCACTTATGATGTCTCTCAACTCGAACCTGTTGTCGCTAAACCTCATTCTCCTGACAATCGCGCTTTAGCACGAGAATGCCGCGATGTCAAGATAGACCGCGTTTATATTGGTTCTTGCACCGGAGGCAAAACCAGCGACTTTCTCAACGCGGCACGAGTCCTCAAAGGACGCAAAGTCAAGGTTCCTACCTACATCGTTCCCGCCACTCAAAAAGTCTACGATGACTTATTTACCGTCAAATACGAGGGCGAAACTTTATCAGAAATCTTCATAGAAGCTGATTGTATCGAACCTACCGCACCTTCCTGCGCCGCTTGCTTAGGCGGTCCGAAAGACACCTTCGGGCGGATGAACAAACCAGAAGTTTGTGTTTCCACCACAAATCGTAACTTCCCCGGTCGCATGGGCGATAAAAAAGCCCAAATTTATTTAGCTTCGCCTTACACTGCGGCTGCATCAGCCTTAACTGGCTATGTTACCGACCCCCGCGAGTTTATTTAA
- a CDS encoding sodium:solute symporter family protein has protein sequence MTDKLLFWGIVLFLFGTLGIGVWAAKQIKGDSVNYLVAGRGLVLPLAAATLMAQSVDSNATLGNTDLAAEFGFWAGASLPIGLALCLLMTALFFAKPMNRMGLITLPDFYRVKYCRKTEWIASIIMVLSFSFLLAGNLVAGGYLFEAFLGTSYTAGVMLIAIIVLIYTASGGLFAVAYTDAIQVAIAFFGTLLLIGFIAINFGLHIPAGSGPFAFEQLTNPASGAAINWATLLALGLGDIVAIDFMARVFAAESPETAQRACLIGSAGTIIIGVPFSILALSANDILSQAGISADGPLLFSLLKGVVPPILGLLVIMAILSASLSTADGAILGTSSVMAHNILGVRHDDHNAGGDRLLLITRIMAVVITSLGIFFALKVPETGILLLLAFDIGFAGLLVPLAGGLYWLNANRFGAIACILSGTLTRLIFFVLMPTTFGIDNTLLYIPNNIFTSDFDGFPTLISPLVGLVAFITVSKLTGGGRRLQQRELEIPEQQPQVY, from the coding sequence ATGACAGATAAACTTCTTTTTTGGGGAATTGTTTTATTCCTCTTCGGAACTCTAGGCATTGGTGTCTGGGCTGCAAAGCAAATTAAAGGCGATAGTGTTAACTATCTAGTAGCTGGACGAGGTTTGGTTTTGCCGTTGGCGGCAGCGACGCTAATGGCACAGTCAGTGGATTCTAATGCTACTTTAGGAAATACTGACTTGGCTGCGGAATTTGGCTTTTGGGCGGGTGCTTCTTTACCAATTGGTTTAGCACTTTGTTTGTTGATGACGGCGCTTTTCTTTGCGAAACCAATGAACCGCATGGGTTTAATTACGTTACCGGATTTTTATCGGGTTAAATACTGTCGCAAAACTGAATGGATAGCTTCAATTATTATGGTTTTGAGCTTTTCATTTTTGCTAGCGGGTAATCTGGTTGCGGGAGGATATTTGTTTGAAGCTTTTCTGGGAACGAGTTACACGGCGGGAGTAATGTTAATTGCGATTATTGTCTTGATTTATACTGCCAGTGGGGGATTATTCGCCGTAGCTTATACCGATGCGATTCAAGTAGCGATCGCCTTTTTTGGTACTTTACTCTTAATTGGTTTTATTGCCATCAATTTTGGGCTACACATCCCGGCTGGTAGCGGTCCGTTTGCTTTTGAACAACTCACTAACCCCGCTTCCGGTGCAGCAATTAATTGGGCGACGCTTCTCGCGTTAGGATTAGGCGATATTGTCGCAATTGACTTTATGGCGCGGGTATTTGCTGCGGAAAGCCCAGAAACAGCCCAGAGAGCTTGTTTAATTGGTTCTGCGGGAACAATTATTATCGGCGTTCCTTTTTCTATTCTTGCCCTCTCAGCTAACGATATTCTCAGCCAAGCTGGTATCAGCGCCGATGGTCCGCTACTTTTCTCACTTCTCAAAGGTGTCGTTCCCCCAATACTCGGTCTTTTGGTGATTATGGCGATTCTTTCGGCTTCCCTTTCCACTGCCGACGGAGCAATTTTAGGAACCTCATCGGTGATGGCGCATAATATTCTCGGCGTTCGTCACGATGACCATAATGCCGGGGGAGACAGACTGTTATTAATTACCCGCATCATGGCTGTGGTTATCACCTCATTGGGCATTTTTTTCGCCTTGAAAGTGCCAGAAACAGGGATTTTGCTTTTGCTAGCCTTCGACATCGGTTTTGCCGGGTTGCTGGTTCCCCTAGCGGGAGGTCTTTATTGGCTGAATGCAAACAGATTCGGCGCGATCGCCTGTATCCTTAGTGGTACGCTGACAAGATTAATCTTCTTCGTCTTGATGCCGACAACTTTCGGGATTGACAATACACTTTTGTACATCCCAAACAACATTTTTACCAGCGATTTTGACGGTTTTCCCACTTTAATCAGTCCTCTTGTCGGTTTAGTCGCTTTCATTACAGTGTCGAAGTTAACCGGAGGAGGAAGAAGACTTCAACAACGAGAGTTGGAAATTCCCGAACAACAACCCCAAGTTTATTGA
- the hypB gene encoding hydrogenase nickel incorporation protein HypB gives MHQTFDAALEINLLHANQQGADHNRAHFDEWGITCLNLMSSPGAGKTVLLERTLATLNQELKMAVIEGDMTTELDAERLRQYDVPVIAINTGRSCHLDSKMVSGGIHRLAHEYNPTEFDLVLVENVGNLVCPAEFEVGEHAKVALLSVTEGEDKPLKYPVMFQEADCLLITKMDLAPHLDIDLEKLEFNVRQINPHVTIIPVAAKTGEGLETWFAWLRNQVQKSPTKQLATA, from the coding sequence ATGCACCAAACATTTGATGCCGCTTTAGAAATTAATTTACTTCATGCTAATCAACAAGGCGCAGACCATAATCGCGCTCATTTTGATGAATGGGGAATTACTTGTTTAAATCTTATGAGTAGTCCCGGTGCCGGAAAAACTGTCCTTTTAGAACGCACTCTTGCCACCTTAAATCAAGAATTGAAAATGGCAGTAATTGAAGGCGATATGACGACAGAATTAGATGCCGAACGCCTGCGTCAATATGACGTTCCAGTTATTGCAATTAATACCGGGCGTTCCTGTCACCTTGACTCAAAAATGGTGTCCGGTGGAATTCATCGATTAGCCCATGAATATAACCCGACTGAATTCGACCTTGTTTTAGTAGAAAATGTGGGAAATTTAGTTTGTCCGGCAGAATTTGAAGTCGGAGAACACGCGAAAGTTGCTTTATTAAGCGTGACTGAAGGAGAAGATAAACCCTTAAAATATCCGGTTATGTTTCAAGAAGCAGATTGCTTATTGATTACCAAAATGGACTTAGCGCCTCACCTGGATATTGACTTAGAAAAGCTTGAATTTAACGTGCGGCAAATAAACCCTCACGTCACAATTATTCCTGTAGCTGCGAAAACAGGCGAGGGATTAGAAACTTGGTTCGCTTGGTTGCGAAATCAAGTGCAAAAATCTCCAACCAAACAATTAGCTACAGCTTAA
- the hypA gene encoding hydrogenase maturation nickel metallochaperone HypA has protein sequence MHETDMTKALIMTVRDWYSSQPEQPKIDKIHLIVGEFTCVEPASLEFAFEVQTQNTFLAGAKLAIQSKPLIAFCHQCQAEYKPEIGLHYACPTCHSPMEDIRSGRELKIDRLEYSNSQ, from the coding sequence GTGCATGAAACTGACATGACAAAAGCATTAATTATGACGGTTCGAGATTGGTATTCAAGTCAACCAGAACAGCCAAAAATCGACAAAATCCACTTGATTGTTGGTGAATTCACTTGTGTCGAACCTGCTAGTTTAGAATTTGCTTTCGAGGTGCAAACGCAAAACACCTTTTTAGCAGGAGCAAAACTAGCAATTCAGTCTAAACCTTTGATTGCTTTTTGTCATCAATGTCAAGCAGAATATAAACCAGAAATTGGCTTACATTATGCTTGTCCAACTTGCCATTCGCCAATGGAAGATATCCGTTCGGGACGAGAACTAAAAATCGATCGCTTGGAATATAGTAATTCTCAATGA
- a CDS encoding agmatinase family protein, with translation MSENTPFQPPNSNHNGYSSEAKRALERENKLPLTGWQQEVDRGLEYGLEAAESIRDRRIPNFSRGELPHYAGINTFLKAPYLEDVRQVGNYDVAIVGVPHDSGTTYRPGTRFGPQGIRRISALYTPYNFELGVDLREQITLCDVGDIFTIPANNEKSFDQISKGVAHVFSSGAFPIILGGDHSIGFPTVRGICRHLGDKKVGIIHFDRHVDTQETDLDERMHTCPWFHATNIKNAPAKNLVQLGIGGWQVPREGVKVCRERATNILTVTDITEMGLDAAADFALERALDGTDCVWISFDIDCIDAGFVPGTGWPEPGGLLPREALYLLKKIVQNAPVCGLEVVEVSPPYDISDITSLMATRVICDTMAHLVVSGQLPRQQKPAYIHPEAQLELAEWK, from the coding sequence ATGAGTGAAAATACACCATTTCAACCGCCAAACAGTAATCATAACGGCTATTCTAGCGAAGCCAAACGCGCCTTAGAGCGAGAAAATAAACTGCCTTTGACAGGATGGCAACAAGAAGTAGATCGGGGTTTAGAATATGGTTTAGAAGCGGCTGAGAGTATCCGCGATCGCCGCATTCCTAACTTCTCTCGTGGCGAATTACCCCACTATGCCGGAATCAACACTTTCCTCAAAGCCCCCTATTTAGAAGATGTACGTCAAGTGGGGAACTACGACGTCGCAATTGTAGGCGTTCCCCATGACTCCGGAACCACCTATCGCCCCGGTACTCGTTTCGGACCCCAAGGAATTCGCCGCATTTCTGCCCTTTATACACCCTACAATTTTGAATTAGGTGTAGATTTGCGCGAACAAATAACTCTTTGCGATGTTGGCGATATTTTCACCATTCCAGCTAATAATGAAAAATCCTTCGATCAAATTTCCAAAGGTGTTGCCCACGTCTTTAGTTCCGGCGCATTCCCGATAATTTTAGGCGGCGATCATTCCATTGGTTTTCCCACAGTTCGCGGAATTTGTCGCCATTTAGGAGATAAAAAAGTAGGTATAATTCACTTCGATCGCCACGTCGATACCCAAGAAACAGACCTCGACGAAAGGATGCACACTTGCCCTTGGTTTCACGCTACAAACATTAAAAATGCCCCCGCAAAAAACCTCGTTCAACTTGGAATTGGTGGCTGGCAAGTACCTCGCGAAGGCGTAAAAGTTTGTCGCGAACGAGCCACGAATATTTTAACTGTAACCGATATTACAGAAATGGGGCTAGATGCTGCGGCAGACTTTGCCTTAGAGCGGGCATTAGATGGCACAGATTGCGTCTGGATTAGTTTTGATATCGATTGTATTGATGCTGGTTTCGTACCTGGAACCGGGTGGCCCGAACCGGGTGGTCTACTACCTCGTGAAGCTCTCTATTTACTCAAGAAAATTGTCCAAAATGCGCCCGTTTGTGGCTTAGAAGTTGTAGAAGTTTCACCTCCTTATGATATTAGCGATATTACGTCTTTAATGGCGACTCGCGTAATTTGTGACACGATGGCACATTTAGTTGTTTCTGGACAATTACCTCGCCAGCAAAAACCCGCTTATATTCATCCCGAAGCCCAACTCGAATTAGCCGAGTGGAAATAA
- a CDS encoding CYTH domain-containing protein, protein MPLEIERKFLVKNDDWRKLATGVIYRQGYISRTPEKTVRVRVVGSQGYLTIKGKTIGRSRAEFEYLIPGEDAEEMLATLCEKPLIEKTRYKLIQGELIWEIDEFLGENQGLIIAEVELKNENQVIELPAWLGQEVTDDPRYFNANLVTNPYRNWQ, encoded by the coding sequence ATGCCCTTAGAAATAGAACGCAAATTTTTAGTTAAAAATGACGATTGGCGGAAACTTGCTACTGGTGTAATTTATCGCCAAGGTTATATTTCCCGCACTCCCGAAAAAACCGTGCGCGTGCGGGTCGTGGGAAGCCAAGGTTATCTCACTATTAAAGGTAAAACTATCGGAAGATCCAGAGCAGAATTTGAATATTTAATTCCTGGAGAAGATGCCGAAGAAATGTTGGCGACTTTATGCGAAAAGCCACTAATTGAAAAAACGAGATATAAACTAATTCAAGGCGAATTAATTTGGGAAATAGACGAATTTTTGGGCGAAAATCAAGGTTTAATTATCGCAGAAGTTGAACTAAAAAATGAAAATCAAGTTATTGAATTACCCGCTTGGCTGGGTCAAGAAGTAACCGACGATCCTCGCTATTTTAACGCTAATTTAGTTACCAATCCTTATCGTAATTGGCAGTAA
- a CDS encoding DUF6887 family protein — protein sequence MLQRSCEDRNCLNKPNFATMSMSEISEYVRKNSKPCAEMSFQELKEYLLTITDDKEAEKEYVKRSTAQFLAKQKSQRK from the coding sequence TTGCTTCAAAGATCTTGTGAAGATCGTAATTGTCTGAATAAGCCTAATTTTGCTACCATGTCAATGAGTGAAATTAGCGAATACGTCCGCAAAAATAGCAAACCTTGTGCCGAAATGAGCTTTCAAGAATTAAAAGAATACTTATTGACAATTACTGACGATAAAGAAGCGGAAAAAGAATATGTTAAACGTTCAACTGCTCAATTTTTAGCTAAACAAAAATCTCAAAGGAAATAA